TATTGCTTAACAGTGTAATGTTATCTCAAAATGCTAGAATTCTTGTTATTTTACTTATATAGGCCCCCATTTAAGTAAGTTCGCCTAGGGCCTCCAAAACCTTTGGTACGGCCCTGGacgtgggtatgtggtacccacgGAGTCATGCAATATAATTTGACCAATAAAATCCGGGATTGCCTGATAGACacttttttgtgtctaaattgtcctcagtgttcagtaatgttagtgctcgattttgtactaattttggtgttctaTGTATGTGTAGGTGTTTCCGGAGAAATGCACTCttgtggaaaaaattggctcgaaaagatGATGTTTTGTACCTcggagaaaatacataaaacaccccagaaatgtgttaaaggcacccagcaaAGTACTCAGGGCACCTCTCAAAAGTGTTAAAGTTTCccctgaaaaattactaaaggaacaCCGGTaaaggataaggggcaccttcttcttccccatttgaattattttttttagcGGGAAAATATTCCAGAAAAACCCGATTGTTGGTGTGAAGATTTTGGAGGAGAATTAGGGAGACTCAATCACTACAATTAGTTGGACTGGACCTGTTACActcaaacaggactggtaagtccatcagGATCGAAAAAATTGGGCTGCAACGAAGGTTTGAAGAAAACATGGGAACACACTTTCAAGAGAGGAAAACTCGGTATTTCCTTTGGTTGATTCGTCGAAGATGCGTGATGATATCATCTTGGCacgagttagactcaatctattacGAGAAATATGCATGTTGGAGTATGCCAACACTGAACAGACGCGTGATGAGCTAAAACATGGAACGAATATATTTTCGTATCACTCTCTGTTGAAGTTATTTTGTGAAGTTTAAGGAAGTAATATTCCCTGGATTATATTCTAATAATCGAGAGAGATTTTGACAACCCAGAGATGCGTGGAAAAgttaaagagagaaagaaatctCGGTGATTTGGCAGAGGGAATACAGACGAGATATACTGCATTAGTCAAGTGGTTGAGGGTGTTGGTGGTTTATAAATATGATGTTGGTGTTACAGGAGAGGTTACAAAGGGATTGGCAGAGAGTTGGTGAAGAACAGAAGTGAGAATCGTGAGTTGCGGAGAATATTTCTATTGCTGCATTTGTGAAGAATATCAAGAACATATAGTTGTTAAAGCATGTCGTTCATAAACCGTGGTCTTCTCACGGTTTTGCAATAGTCTTTCAGCGACAGTTCAACAGTGCCAACGACGAATTTAAAGTAtcatttctttgtaacagtcacaATTCAACAGTGCCAGCGACGAATTTAAAGTAtcatttctttgtaacagtcacaGTTTGTAATACTAACGGCGCAAAACCGTTACAAATCCCTATTTCCTTACATATTCATCTTTGTAACCACATTTGGAGcaatgaaattgaaatttgagcgtgtttccatcatgATGAACTAAACCCAATCCTTAGGGAAATGGAGGAagtcgttgtttcggtaaaagtgatacatttatacttttaattaattataacaactcttattatgatttttgcattgaactaaaaattgattatatgattttgattagttaggtgtattttctcttgatagaatatgcttgctttagggttttgatattctatgcttggattaacatctattcttttgaaaatctacatgtctaggcaataatattagaatcaatttgaatattgagttgtataattattgtttaattaaatcactaatatcgaccaatggtggaatcctaccCCCAGACTTTCCATAATTTTCTCAACACTttatttgagtttgttatttttattcataaaaattaagtctaaaaaatcttctttcacaAGTCTTTAACGAACCATAttacttaccactgtaaaaataccatcaatgCTTGGTCCCAGATTTTGGTTGAAATATTTCTCATTTGACTTCTGTCTGCCGCATGATTGGCCAGGCCGTCCGGTgcttgatttccttatctgtagtCGCGTTGTATAACAACGTGCGGGGTCTGTCGTAGTCTATTCTTTATTTCCTCAATCATCCCTGAGATGTGCCGGGGGAGGGGGGGAGTAGGGATGTGGTAAAGCGCATAAGGTTCTCTGAATCCGTCTCGAAGAGAACTTTTGGCCATTATCTTTCTGTTGCTGTTCTTGATGGCAAAAGAAGAGCCCAAGTTTCTGCAGTCGTAATTCCTAAAGGTTGAGCTAAAGTTATTATAATTCATGAGTCAGAATCCCTGCAAATAAAACATGCACCTGCGAAATCCCGGTGACCTCTAGACGCCCCATGGGGTGGACCATCCTACCGAGGTTGTGGAGATCCTTTTGGTGCTTCTTGAGTGGTTATATGTCGGTGAATCTCCTGGCAGCACTGGGGGTAAAGATTTTTGTGCCGCAGAATATTCTTGATGTTGTTTTTGAGTCTTTAGCTAggatttcttttgttgttgttttcttttggcGGTATATTAGATCATTTCTAGCCAACCATAAGATCCATCATAGAAAACAGAAAAAGGAGATGACAGATTTTGGTGTTGAATGTTGTAGGAGTTGGGAAATGGTTGTCTGAGGTGTTAAAACAAATGTGGGGATATTAGTGGAGTTTGGTGTGGTTGAGGGATGAGTGAGCAATGTGTTCCAAGATGTAGTCGCAATTGGGCAGTGAATTAGCATGTGAGTCGTTGATTGCGGATCAGTGTTACATTTGGACAAATGTCGGAGTTGGATAGGTGGATGTGATGTAGAAGAGAGAGGGTTGGCAGACCTTCGTTGattctttccacaagaaaagctgattTTTTGGTGGACTCGGTAAAGTCCACATGAATTTGGTTGGTGGGAGGGGGGATTGGGTTGGTTGACCATGGGTTAGACATTTTTAACCTGATGATGTAGTGTATTTTCCAGAtttgagtgtggccagataattttgTCCTCGGGACCATCCTGGAGAAGGTGGATGTTCATGATTTTTTGTGCTACAAGATTGGGAAGGGTGTTTAATTTTTCCTGAATCCAGTTATAAGAGATCAGATCAATGATATCATCTACCTTGCAGATAAGATAACATTGTGCTGGATCCAGATTTGGGGAGTTTGGAGTCCAGTTGGCTTCTATTGGTGTTGATAACCCATTCCCAATTTGATGAAATATCAATTGTTGCATGGAAGGAACAACTGATGCTAATTGTTTCCATTGAGCGCTTGAGGAAAATGGTATGGTATCAATGCCTTGTAGGATTggttgatgatgaagatatttTTAGGTAAACAAACTTCATAGAGTTCGGTTGTTCATGCAAACTCCAAATTCTTTTCATTAGAAGAGCCATGTTACTTTATCTCTTTAAATTTGTGTCATTATTTGTTTGCACAACAATTTGTAGCGAAGCTGCTACACTTCCTCCACTACTTTTTCCCATTAGGTGACACTGTTCTTAACTCTTGATCCCGGTATTGAGATTAGCAGAAAATCCCGCTATTATTGATTTAATCGATGCCCGCATGACACATAGGCGTTATTATTAATTTAATCAATGCCCATGACACATAAGCGTTATTATTGATTTAATCAATGCCGCATGACACATAGGCGGGGAAAAGGAATGGGGGACGTATATCATTTTCGCAATTCGCAGTGCACAGACTTCATGTGTTCCTTAGTGACATCAAAACAGTAACCAAAGCAAATAGAGTCGAACCCCGAAAGTAATCCATTCTAAAGTTTTAACAACTCCCATTACAAAGACAGAAAAGCAAGAACATTCCATTCATTCATTTCTTCTTTCAATAAACAAAAGGTATTACAGCTCTTCTTTTCTTAGGATACTCATCTCTAAATTTCTCTAAATACCATCTATGATTAGCACCACCTCTAGGTACAAGATTCGAACACGTATACATAAAAAACGCAAAACCAACCCAAGACCAAATCATAACCATCCATCCAAACCATTCCATAATCTCCCCAAAGTAATTCGCACAGCTAACAAACTCAAACATCCCACCCTTCGGCACCTTATACCCGCCGTCGTCCCCCTTCAACGAAACCAAAACCAGATCCGACTTCACATTCACCGCAAAACCACTTACAAAAATCCCCAACCCAACACAAAACCGCCCCCAAAACCGCCAATCATTCCCCCCTCCATTAAAATCAGCGTAATGAGAAACCCATCTCGATTGTAAATAAACATTCAACAAATTGTACACAAAAGCCATCAAAACGACTGAAATCGGGAAACTGTGTTTcttggaattttgattttttcttgatttgGTGAGTCGAATTGGGTAAATCAGGGTTCGATGGATGTAATGGAACAAGAAGACTGAGATCAGAGCGATTGATTTTGGATTTGAGAAGTTACGGCCAAATGGGTAGATTAAAAGGGTTAACCAAAGTGTTGGACTTTCCATTAGAAACCAACCGTAGGATGGAGAAATTGATGGACCCCAACCACCACGGTAATGTTTGCCATACGGAGCCTGGATGAATGA
Above is a genomic segment from Papaver somniferum cultivar HN1 chromosome 10, ASM357369v1, whole genome shotgun sequence containing:
- the LOC113319327 gene encoding steroid 5-alpha-reductase DET2-like; its protein translation is MEDQNLFNTALQIHLILSPITLLALSFIQAPYGKHYRGGWGPSISPSYGWFLMESPTLWLTLLIYPFGRNFSNPKSIALISVFLFHYIHRTLIYPIRLTKSRKNQNSKKHSFPISVVLMAFVYNLLNVYLQSRWVSHYADFNGGGNDWRFWGRFCVGLGIFVSGFAVNVKSDLVLVSLKGDDGGYKVPKGGMFEFVSCANYFGEIMEWFGWMVMIWSWVGFAFFMYTCSNLVPRGGANHRWYLEKFRDEYPKKRRAVIPFVY